In Zea mays cultivar B73 chromosome 7, Zm-B73-REFERENCE-NAM-5.0, whole genome shotgun sequence, the following proteins share a genomic window:
- the LOC100285140 gene encoding RING-H2 finger protein ATL1I — MINNSSSPPPSPAQPPTPIDPWGDTFLSRLSAVVLLLAYSSCAAVCLYHTARFLLQCLERRRAAREAQDPKPPSQAVDGAGAGAVWAEADCAICLSELDPEGGERVRVLPACGHAYHDACVQAWLATRASCPTCRAPSRSRPSRTTRAP, encoded by the coding sequence ATGATCAACAACTCCTCATCACCACCACCGTCACCCGCGCAGCCTCCGACTCCCATCGACCCGTGGGGCGATACATTTCTCTCCCGCCTCTCCgccgtcgtcctcctcctcgccTACTCCTCCTGCGCCGCCGTCTGCCTCTACCACACCGCGCGCTTCCTCCTCCAATGCCtcgagcgccgccgcgccgcgCGGGAGGCGCAGGATCCTAAGCCCCCCTCCCAAGCCGtggacggcgccggcgccggcgccgtgtGGGCGGAGGCCGACTGCGCCATCTGCCTGTCCGAGCTCGACCCGGAGGGCGGCGAGCGCGTTCGCGTGCTCCCGGCGTGCGGCCACGCATACCACGACGCCTGCGTGCAAGCCTGGCTCGCCACGCGCGCGTCCTGCCCCACCTGCCGCGCGCCCTCCCGGTCCCGGCCGTCACGGACGACCAGAGCGCCGTAG